The nucleotide window ATCGTCGGCACCCGCTACTCCATTTCCCAGGAAAGCGGGGAAACCGGCATTGGCGCCGCCTCGGCGCAGTTCGAAAGCAGCCTGACCTGCATCGACGCACAACAAAGCTACCGGCCCCTTCCCAATACCCACCGCCCCATCGTCAAAGGCCCGCAGACGGCATTGGTGGTCGGCCCCAAGGGCGAGGAAATCTGGACCGACCAGTTCGGTCGGGTGAAGGTGCATTTCTATTGGGACCGCCACGACCAGTCCAACGAAAACAGTTCGTGCTGGATTCGCGTGTCGCAATCCTGGGCCGGTAAAAACTGGGGCTCGATGCAGATCCCACGGATCGGCCAAGAAGTGATCGTCAGCTTCCTCGAAGGCGACCCAGACCGACCGATCATCACCGGTCGCGTCTACAATGCCGAACAGACCGTGCCCTACGACTTGCCGGAAAACGCCACCCAGAGCGGCATGAAAAGCCGTTCGAGCAAGGGCGGCTCACCGGCGAACTTCAACGAAATCCGCATGGAAGACAAGAAAGGCGCCGAGCAGTTGTACATCCATGCCGAGCGCAATCAGGACATCGTGGTGGAAGTGGATGAAAGCCACTCGGTGGGTCACGACCGCAACAAGAGCATTGGGCATAACGAGACGGTGCGCATCGGTGAAGACCGCCTGCGGGCGGTGCAGTGCAACGATGCCTTGCATGTCGGAGGAACCAAGAGCGACAGCGTCAGCACCCAATACCTCATGGAGGCGGGATCGCAAATTCGACTGGTCTGTGGCCAAAGCGTGTTGGAGTTCAACGCCAGTGGCGAGATCAACATCTCGGGCACGGCGTTCAATATCTACGCCAGTGGCAATGGCAATGGCAATATCGATACCGGTGGCCGCCTGGACCTCAACGCCGGTAATGCAGGCGCTGTGGACCCCAAAGGCAAGGGCATCAAGGGTGTTATTGATGCGGCGGTGAAAGCGTTGTTTCCGGTAAGGGCCAAGGGCTGATTGAAGTCTCGAACTTCAGGGATTGGCAGGCACGAAGTCCGGTCCTCCAAGCTTGTCCCTGACGTCCAGGGCGATGCGCATCAACGGCTCCCATAAACCGTCCTCGCTGTTCCAAGTGCCACCCGCCCAACGTGTATCCAGGATCAGCGCTGCCTTATTGATCTCAAGCTGCCTTCGAAGGGCCAAGGCCACGGACCCCATGTCGATTTCGAACAGCTCGCCATAGAGCCCCTCGGGCTCTTCGCGCTTTTGGCTCAGGCAAAATCGGTAATTCCAAACCCAGCCCGCTGCGGCATAGATCGCCCGATTACGATCGGGGTAGGTCGCGAGAACCTTGAGAAAAGCCGCCACGAAGCGTGCGGGGAAGTTGGCGTCGCGGGTCTGCTGCCAGTAACGCAACACCAGCAAATCGAAGGCCTCGTCGATATTCTGCGGTTCCTCGTAGTCGTTTTTGGCTTCTTGAAAGTAGAACGGCTCGCCTACGAGGAATTTATCCAATTCGTCATAGGCCAGGGCAAGCAGCAATACATTGTCTAGATGGGTACTCATTGAATTCTCACTACATCAGGGTTCGCGAGCAGAAAATTGATATCGTTGTGGTGTGGAATTTCCACCTTATCCAATACCGTCTCGCGCATGCCCCCCGGATGGGTCAGGCCGCCAGGACGCCATAACGAGTTCGCTCCCCGCTCGTTGCCGCTTGGCATGACCACCTTGGGATTGTCCAGGTCCATCATGTAAATTTCCTTGCCGGTAAGAGTGCCCGGGTCAGAGCCTAGGGCAGACTCCAAAAGTGAAAGATCGCCGGGCCAACGTCAACACTGGAGCCGTACTGGGTGATGGTCTGATTACGGTGGCTAGGGCCGGCCTCGTTGCTGTCAACTTGCTCGGCGCAGGCGATGTTGACATCTCGACCGGCGCTGATCATGGTGTCGGCGCCGCTTTCAGCACGCCACCGGTGCTGTTGATATCGCGTCCGGCGTTGTTCATCAGGTACTTGAACATGCTGTCATCAGAGGTCTAGCCGTCGAGAAAGCGCTGGCCGGTGCGGGCGATCACCGCCTGTTGGATCATCCGCTGTTCGTAGAAACCGTCACCCAGGCGCTTGGCGGTGAGGTCCGTTTATTCCACTTACCTAAACCGTTCTATCAAGTCAGCCTCTATCTGCTCCAGTAAAGCCTGTTCATTTACTCCATCCTCTCTGACAAAATAATTCCCGATTTGACTATCGTGATAAATGGCTATTGACACACCCCCACTCCTTAGTAACCAACGACGAGAATACACATTGTCGTCCTTTTGAATGGGGACGGCGTGCCAGTATTTCTCTAAATACTTAACAAGAGAATCAAAACCCTCCCAATCAGAAGCGAAGCCGATGTGATACTCAACTTGCCCCTTTTCATTTTTTCGTCTCGTTACTGCCGGCAAAGAATTGTTCATCATTATTCCACTCCTAGGCGCTTATTGACTTCCACTCTCGTTCTTTGTGAGCTTTCCAGAATACTCTGGTAGATCTCATCACCCGACAAGCCTTGGCTTTTCCGATAATCAATCATTTGCGGCCACGTCATATTCGGTTCTTCACGTGTCAGGCGATCCGCGCTAATACGATCTGACATAAATTCTCTAGCTTGGGTACGGTTTGCATTTCGCATTTCAAACGCTTGCCGCGCCTGAACTTCAAGAGGCGCAAATGTATCAATGCGATTTAGAATTTTAGCATCTTCAGCCAAATACCACTGACGAGCTTCAAGGTTTGACTTTGTTCCCCTTAATGGATTGTCTCCATAGAGGCGGTAAAACTCCGCACTTCTTAGGTTAACAACGTCCGGGTTTGCGGCTGCTCCTTCGAGAGTCGGCGTTCCGCCAGAAAACGGAAGGGATTTGTTCGGAGCAACACTCTCGGGCGCAGCACCGATTTTTGCTATTTTCGGTCCCAGGCCCAAAAGCACCAACCCAGCGACACCCTGCAGCAGATCCCGATAACCGGGCCCCAAGCGATCACCCATATCTCCTAGCAACGCCATGCCAGCCATCATCGTGCCGCCAATCACCACGAAACCGGCTAACGCGGCAAGGCCCGCCATGGCCGCGAGTATTGCAGCCCCCCCCATGGCCAGCAATCCCAGTGCTTCCAACCCGGTATGCATCCATCCCTCAATATCCAGGACAAACGCCACCGAAACCGTCGGGCCGCCGATAAACGTATTGGGGCTGCCGCTCTTGATATGAGCACCGCAAACCATTTTGCTGTGCAAGCGTGCTGCCGGTTTGCCATTGATGAACACCGTGGCGCTGCCTTCAGCGATCAGCACTGGAAAGGGCCATATCGGATGATTCATCGGCAGCCCGGAGCAGCTAGAAGCGACGTCCTCTCCCGCCCTCATGGCATTGAAGCCGTTGATATAGACATTGAAACTGCCCATCTGCAATTTGCCCGTGGTGGGCTCGGGCAAATTGAAGATGGTAGAAAGCCCCTTGACGATCTGGAACATCGACAAGCCGCCGGCCGCGATCGAGCCCGCAAAAATGGCCACCGCCACCCCGCCGGTGGCTACGGTCGCAGCGATGGCCGCAGCACCGATCAAGGCGCCGGCTACGGCACCGGCGACCATCGCTGCGACCCCAAATCCATGGGCTATTTCGTCACCCAGACGTGCTGCAGCCTGTGCATCCATTGCGGGCATCTACCTTGCTGATTCGTATTACTGCACCGTCACGCGCACGATGGGTCAGACGATCGAGGTCTGTGGCTTGAGCGAATGCATGACCCGTTTCCAGGCCTGCTCGTGATGGGCAAGATCGCTCGGTGTTGTGGTCAAGGTAGTGATCAGCACAGAAGGCTTACGCTCAATGAAAACCTGACGCAACATCAACTCGCGCCCCTCACGTTGCCAGGTGTAATCCAGCAGTGTGGCAGTGTGACCATGGAGCACCATGTCCCAACGCTGAACCAGTTTGAAGCTCGGCAATTGCTGCTCTGCACTTTTCAGTTGTCGGTCGACGTACTCCGCGAATGTAGAGTCGCCTTGGGTGGCGTCGCGACTGATCACGAAACTGGCTTCTTTAGCTTTACCTACTGCGGGCAACTTAAAAATATTGATGCTCTGGTCCTGCCAGGTATCGGGGATGTCAAGATCAGCTTCTTGAATGCGGTAAGAGGTCACAGTAATCGCTTTCCATGGACATGAAGTGACGCGGAGGGGCGCAGATATTCAAGTAATGCCTGGCAACAATCAAGAACCTGGTTCCTCTCCCCCAAGTAACGAACTACATTATGCCTTCAGCGTAACCGCCCCAGGCGATCACGCTCCTCTGTACGAGCTGCCGAAGGCTGCGATCTCTTGATATTTAAAGTCAAAAGGCTGCAATCTTGCGCAGCGTCAAAAGGATTGCGGCAGCGATAAGGACAACCATGTTATTCAACCAAGCCTCACGCCTGGCAAAGATCACCAGCCCTCTGGGACCTGAGGTGCTGTTGCTCAAGGATATGGGCGGCGGCGAAGAGTTGGGGCGGCTGTTCAACTATGAGCTGCAGCTGCACTCGCTGGACAATGCCATCGACCTCAACCAGTTGCTCGGCAAACCCATGTGCCTGAGCCTGCAACTGGACGACGGTGGCGAGCGCCATTTCCATGGCATCGTTGCCCGTTGCAGCCAGAACGTCGATCAGGGCCAGTTCGCCAGCTACCAGGCCACGCTGCGGCCCTGGCTTTGGCTGCTGACCCGCACCTCCGATTGCCGGATTTTCCAGAACCTGACCATCCCGCAGATCATCAAGCAGGTGTTTCGCGACCTGGGTTTTTCCGATTTCGAAGATGCCCTGAGCCGGCCCTATCGCGAGTGGGAATACTGCGTGCAGTATCGCGAAACCAGTTTCGATTTCGTCAGCCGCCTGATGGAGCAGGAAGGGATCTACTACTTCTTCCGCCATGAACAGGGTCGTCATGTGCTGGTGCTGGCCGATGCCTACGGCGCCCACACCAGCGCGCCCGGCTACGCTTCAGTGCCGTATTACCCCAAGAATGAACAACAGCGCGAACGCGATCACATCCACGATTGGCACCTGGCCCAGGAAGTCCAGCCAGGCTCGCTGGAACTCAACGACTATGACTTCCAGCGCCCCAGCGCGCGAATTGACGTGCGCTCGGCCATGCCCCGTCCGCACACCGCCGGCGATTATCCGCTGTACGACTACCCCGGCACCTATGTGCAAAGCGCAGACGGTGAACATTACGCCCGTACCCGCATCGAAGCCTTGCAGAC belongs to Pseudomonas sp. B21-015 and includes:
- a CDS encoding type VI secretion system tip protein VgrG, which codes for MLFNQASRLAKITSPLGPEVLLLKDMGGGEELGRLFNYELQLHSLDNAIDLNQLLGKPMCLSLQLDDGGERHFHGIVARCSQNVDQGQFASYQATLRPWLWLLTRTSDCRIFQNLTIPQIIKQVFRDLGFSDFEDALSRPYREWEYCVQYRETSFDFVSRLMEQEGIYYFFRHEQGRHVLVLADAYGAHTSAPGYASVPYYPKNEQQRERDHIHDWHLAQEVQPGSLELNDYDFQRPSARIDVRSAMPRPHTASDYPLYDYPGTYVQSADGEHYARTRIEALQTLHEQVELSGNARGLGSGHLFSLTGFSRQDQNREYLIVGTRYSISQESGETGIGAASAQFESSLTCIDAQQSYRPLPNTHRPIVKGPQTALVVGPKGEEIWTDQFGRVKVHFYWDRHDQSNENSSCWIRVSQSWAGKNWGSMQIPRIGQEVIVSFLEGDPDRPIITGRVYNAEQTVPYDLPENATQSGMKSRSSKGGSPANFNEIRMEDKKGAEQLYIHAERNQDIVVEVDESHSVGHDRNKSIGHNETVRIGEDRLRAVQCNDALHVGGTKSDSVSTQYLMEAGSQIRLVCGQSVLEFNASGEINISGTAFNIYASGNGNGNIDTGGRLDLNAGNAGAVDPKGKGIKGVIDAAVKALFPVRAKG
- a CDS encoding PAAR domain-containing protein, whose amino-acid sequence is MDAQAAARLGDEIAHGFGVAAMVAGAVAGALIGAAAIAATVATGGVAVAIFAGSIAAGGLSMFQIVKGLSTIFNLPEPTTGKLQMGSFNVYINGFNAMRAGEDVASSCSGLPMNHPIWPFPVLIAEGSATVFINGKPAARLHSKMVCGAHIKSGSPNTFIGGPTVSVAFVLDIEGWMHTGLEALGLLAMGGAAILAAMAGLAALAGFVVIGGTMMAGMALLGDMGDRLGPGYRDLLQGVAGLVLLGLGPKIAKIGAAPESVAPNKSLPFSGGTPTLEGAAANPDVVNLRSAEFYRLYGDNPLRGTKSNLEARQWYLAEDAKILNRIDTFAPLEVQARQAFEMRNANRTQAREFMSDRISADRLTREEPNMTWPQMIDYRKSQGLSGDEIYQSILESSQRTRVEVNKRLGVE
- a CDS encoding DUF1795 domain-containing protein, translating into MTSYRIQEADLDIPDTWQDQSINIFKLPAVGKAKEASFVISRDATQGDSTFAEYVDRQLKSAEQQLPSFKLVQRWDMVLHGHTATLLDYTWQREGRELMLRQVFIERKPSVLITTLTTTPSDLAHHEQAWKRVMHSLKPQTSIV